TGAACTTTGTAAACTGAAAGAAGAAGGTTAAGTTCATTTGTTGGCACCtttgtttcagcttgtttttgctttattcAGCATCAAAAACCTTGATGACTATTTCAACGACACTTGGGGTTCTGGTGAGAAAGAAGGCCTGTACCATAGTCTACTTCTGCTGTGCAGGCTTCTGTAATGCGGTCCAGGTCCCTGTTCTTCCCAAGTTTCTTCTGCATGCTGCAGTTCTCTGTGcaagtaaaaaaaggaaatttttttttttttttgagaaatctGGCAGGTCCGATGCCATTCAATTCTGTACTTTGATTTTCCAGGCACAAGAAGGTCTCTGCCTCACCTTCGGCACAGCGACAGACTTCATCGTGGCAAATGCGGTTGAGGGCTCCATCCTTCTTCTCTGGATGGTAGAACTTTGTGCAGCGATTTTCTGCAACAAAAATAGCAGGTTGTACCTTCCTTAATtcttctgacacttttctagaATGTTAGCTTCTGTATTAAactcattaaaatgatttatctgTTTCTGCAGCCTGGTCATTTCCATTgtatcattttggagaaagaaaCTTCCTCACAGGTGCTACAGGAGGAGTGTGATTCAGGCCTGATCTTTTGACTTCAACCAAAAACATTCTCCAACCGACGCAGAGTGTGTGGTAGATCCTGTGTTGTTCCATGACTATTATTGTTGTTCAAAGATTCTTGGTCAAAGATCTGCCTAAATGTCTGTTGCTGTTCTATTCAggattttaaatgactgaagtATAAACCTGTATGAATGTAAAAGGTCTCTATAGTAAATTTGACTCCAAACATACAAGGCTGTAACTGACCCATGGCGTAGTACTCATATATAGTAACTACTGCAGGCTGGATCAGGCCCACATTCAGCATCTTGTGCATTCTGAAGACCACTCTGTCAGGTAAGTTGCGAGAGACCTGAGAAGGATAAGAATTTGAGGAGAGGAGACTGTCACTCTGTAGGACTAAGCAGAAGCGAGCAACAGCTAAGGAGTAACCGCTGTTAAAAGGTACCTTGTCCATGTAGAGGATGAGGGAGCCCTTCTCAGACAGCTGCTTGTCCATCTCAAACTTCTGAACGTACCTGTCCTTTCCTCTGGTTAACTGTTGGAGAGGTGTGGAAAGCAAGACTGTTAAATCCCAGGCCAAAGCACTTGTCAATCTGAATTCTTTCTTAGCTCCTATTTCGCCTCCTTGTCTCgtcttctgtgtcactgtactgACGTCTTTTGGAGTTCAGTTTCAAGCAGACGAGCACGTTACCGCTCTCAGGTCTTCCTCATCTGCCACAAAGCCTGTGAGGAGAGTGATGTCCAGAATCGACATGGTGGCGTCCCTCTCAGTGGACAGGAACCTGGTAAGAAAGCAAACATGACTCAATAAACACCACATAAACTGAGTGATGCACAAACAAGGCAAACCAATTTTAATTCCCAAAATTGTTCACAACATTGAAAGTATAAATgtgccatttttaatttttgctctttttaaaagttaattactTACCCAACGTCAATCTCAAGTTTGTATGTTTCTAAGACATCCTCATTTTTAGCTGTAAAAGCAAGTGGAAAATAATGTGTATAATTGTGGTTGATCAAAACTCCAGGTTGACGGAAAGtctgttttgttctgtgtgtATGATATGTGTGATATGCAGAACTGTTTTCACTTCCTTGCCAGGACATTAATAGATACCTGGGATTCTTGTCAGTTTCACAGCCAGTTCAAAGTTTTTACAGTCTTGCTTCTCTTCAGTAGGAATGGCGTTGTACAGGGTCATGACCTGCAAGAAAATGTCTCTTTAATTTTGCTGCATTGCTTTTAATAACAGATGTTTACACCTTAATATATTCTCTGAACAGATGCATCTTCTCTGAATATTAGAGGGTTTGATGCATTTCAGGGAGACCACCTGCTCCACCTGGGACAGACCTCCAAGTCTCCTGTCAACATCCTCTTTACTcagtacatttttgcaaaataagaaaacattGGCATATAAAATACAAGTTGGAAATCATCATATGCATTACACATGGTTAAAAGCAGAAAGACATTATTGAACGTTTAGCTAGTTCTGCTACTGATAAAGCTTTTtattatgaagaaaaattacAAGAAAGGACACACAAGGAAAAGAGCCCCACGGAAAATGACGTAAAGCCGTCTCTGCAACTGCTCTTGCCCCTGAACCTTCCACCGCAGAGCTCAGAAACTGCTCGTGTCCAAATTGGAGGGCGTCACTGATGGCCTGAAATGATTCACTCTTCTGTAGACCCTTGGTCTTTACTACTTGTTTCCCCATAAGAAACAATGGGGATTTCATCTCCTCCCAATGACACCTTCATTGAACAAATGAACCCCTTTAGTTCACTCAGTAAGGTTTTTGTGTCATAAAGCTAATTGGAGAATCTTTGTGCCCCCTGATGAACCAGAAGGGTATTTTCGCTCACCGAAACGGTCCCCTGGCCCACTCCTGTGGCTGTGATGTTGAGGTCCTGATCCACTCGGGTCTGTTGGAACAAATTTGGACAGTTTTTTTGTGCACTGTCTGGTTGCACGTTGAATTCTATGTACCTGGCACACTCTTTTTCACCTTTGCTCAGACAGTTTAACCTTCTCACTAGCaaataataaatgtgtcatGAGGCAGCACGCTATTTGACAACTTCTTAAATCCAGCTTCCTCAACTGCTCCAGCATCTGCAGCTCACCTTGAGAGAACGGGTGAGGAAGGCGTTGTTCTTGTTGAAAGTGTACGCAATGGGTCTGCTGCGACCGGCCACACCGATATCCACAAGAAGGTCGATGTCCTTTACAGGACCCACATCCATGTGGTACTGAGCCACTGCCTGGAAAACTATGATGGTGGCCTGTAGGCATCAGCAGAGaataaaatttagttttttggtAGCTGATTACATTCAaagtcttcttcttctttttttttttgctgtatgctGCAAAAATCTCGTCTTTATGTTGAACTTGAACCTACTCCAATCTGAACAGCTCCGAGGTCAAGCCCCCTGTCCTCCATACCTGGGTAGAGGCATATCCACCACCATAGAAGCGCTGCTGTGTCAGCCACTCCACCACTTTGCCTGCCTTGTCAAACTCCTTAGCCTTGACCAGGGCCAGCAGTGCATACCCTGTGGCCTCCAGGGTGAAGAGATGGCTGCCTGTGACCGGCCAGTGGGATTTGTCTACAAGAAAACCAAGAGGCTTGCAATATCAGAATCACTtgatttttaaaacttaccGGCCACACTGATTCATGTAAGTTGAGTAACTTACATggtttcatttagctgatatttttctccaaagcgacttacaatgttatgcttaCAATCATTACAGCTACAAGCTTACAATTCACCATGGCTTGACTTTGCTAACTAAGATTTAGGATGGGGGCTGCCCACGTCTGCTGCAAGCATGCTGGTGGCTGAAAAGGCCAATGCGGGACAGGTAGGTCTGGCCGCAGCGACTGCAAGGGAAAGACTCCTCTGGGTTTGGGGTCACATTTCTTCCTCTATCTCCTGTTGTCCTCAAGACCTCCCCTGCATGCATTCTCGAAGGAGGAGACAGCCTGGTAAATGGTGTGTCTCCAGGCCTCACGGTCGGAGGCTAGAACAGACCACTGGTGGTAGTCAATGTAACAGGCACCAAGGGATTTCTTCAGAGTCGTTGTACCTCTTCTTCGGTGCCCCTCTGTTGCGGTGGCCAGTGGTAAGTTCGCCATACAGCACAATCTTAGGCAGGCAATGATCCTCCATCCTGGAGATGTGCCCTGTCCAGCGCAGCTGCGTCTTCATCAGCATGGCCTCTATGCTGGTGAC
This genomic window from Scleropages formosus chromosome 1, fSclFor1.1, whole genome shotgun sequence contains:
- the LOC108919753 gene encoding complement C3-like, with translation MTSYALANEEQHKLDILLRFASPDKSHWPVTGSHLFTLEATGYALLALVKAKEFDKAGKVVEWLTQQRFYGGGYASTQATIIVFQAVAQYHMDVGPVKDIDLLVDIGVAGRSRPIAYTFNKNNAFLTRSLKTRVDQDLNITATGVGQGTVSVMTLYNAIPTEEKQDCKNFELAVKLTRIPAKNEDVLETYKLEIDVGFLSTERDATMSILDITLLTGFVADEEDLRALTRGKDRYVQKFEMDKQLSEKGSLILYMDKVSRNLPDRVVFRMHKMLNVGLIQPAVVTIYEYYAMENRCTKFYHPEKKDGALNRICHDEVCRCAEENCSMQKKLGKNRDLDRITEACTAEVDYVYKVQVVRAEVSDSLDRFTIKILEVIKEGTDTEVQWKERMFISHPYCREAINLLEKKMYLLMGKSAHLIMGEGKRSLSPAA